A genomic window from bacterium includes:
- a CDS encoding glutamate mutase L: protein MATEIRSILATDCGSTTTKAILVEKRDGEYRLIVRGEAPTTVETPFEDVTIGVSNAVREVEELSANPEVRPQGPLKLLDDSGKVICPRNGDTEGVDLYLSTSSAGGGLQMSVMGVVYEMSAESAKRAALTAGAIVIDTIAVNDGRKEYQRVERLRHLRPDIVLMSGGTDGGTVTHLIDLAETLLAADPKPRFGDMKLPVIFAGNKDARESVLGILDKTADVRVTDNLRPELSRENLGPARDEIHETFLQHVMQQAPGYAKLMSWTSAGVMATPNAVGHIMESIAKQRGISLLGVDIGGATTDVFSVFDGRLVRTVSANLGLSYSICNVLMEASAEKIQRWIPLPIDTFEVRNRLRNKMIRPTTIPQTYEDLLLEQAVAREALRLAFTHHKELARGLKGVQQQRDIGEALSQEESGQSTIDMMGLNMIIGSGGVLSHAPHREQSALMMMDAYQPQGITMLAVDSIFMMPQLGILSTIAPEPAAQVFDRDCLIKLGHCIAPVGTAKEGDPCVTLTFNGKTETIPYGSIKVYPIVEHEKVQVEIKPSRGFDVGEGRGKPITVECEGGVAGLIIDARGRPLQLPTDAVLRVKKLREWLNAFGLPEP from the coding sequence TTGGCGACTGAAATTAGATCCATATTAGCTACAGACTGTGGTAGTACAACTACCAAAGCGATTTTAGTTGAAAAGAGAGATGGTGAATACCGCTTAATCGTTCGTGGTGAAGCGCCCACAACCGTTGAAACCCCCTTCGAAGATGTAACAATCGGGGTCTCTAATGCGGTGCGTGAGGTGGAAGAATTATCCGCTAATCCCGAAGTCCGACCTCAAGGGCCATTAAAGCTGTTGGATGATTCCGGAAAGGTGATCTGCCCACGCAATGGTGATACGGAAGGCGTTGACCTCTATTTGAGCACCAGCAGCGCCGGCGGCGGCCTTCAGATGAGCGTCATGGGCGTTGTTTATGAAATGAGCGCCGAAAGCGCTAAGCGCGCAGCGCTAACGGCAGGCGCAATCGTCATCGACACAATCGCAGTTAATGATGGTCGCAAAGAGTATCAGCGCGTTGAGCGTTTACGCCACCTTCGCCCTGACATCGTTCTAATGTCGGGCGGAACCGATGGGGGAACGGTCACCCACTTGATTGATTTGGCTGAGACACTTTTAGCTGCCGATCCCAAGCCCCGGTTTGGCGATATGAAGCTGCCGGTTATCTTTGCAGGCAACAAGGATGCTCGCGAAAGTGTCCTGGGAATTTTGGATAAGACGGCGGATGTCCGTGTAACCGATAACCTGAGACCTGAACTTAGCCGCGAGAATTTGGGGCCGGCTCGTGATGAAATCCATGAGACCTTCCTTCAGCACGTAATGCAGCAAGCCCCCGGTTATGCCAAGCTGATGAGTTGGACAAGCGCCGGCGTTATGGCCACTCCAAATGCGGTCGGTCATATCATGGAATCCATCGCTAAACAACGCGGTATCTCCCTGCTTGGTGTTGATATCGGTGGGGCTACTACTGACGTATTTTCTGTTTTTGATGGCAGGTTGGTTCGAACTGTCAGCGCAAACTTGGGATTGAGCTACTCGATTTGTAACGTTTTAATGGAAGCGAGCGCTGAAAAGATCCAACGTTGGATACCTTTGCCCATCGATACATTCGAGGTCCGCAATCGCTTGCGTAATAAAATGATCCGCCCGACAACTATTCCGCAGACCTATGAAGACCTTCTGCTGGAACAAGCGGTGGCTCGCGAGGCTCTGCGATTGGCTTTCACCCATCATAAGGAATTGGCGCGCGGTCTAAAGGGTGTTCAACAACAGCGCGATATCGGCGAAGCTTTGAGCCAGGAAGAATCAGGCCAATCGACAATTGACATGATGGGGCTTAACATGATTATCGGCTCAGGAGGCGTCTTAAGCCACGCTCCCCACCGTGAGCAGAGCGCTTTGATGATGATGGATGCGTACCAGCCTCAAGGGATTACCATGCTGGCGGTTGACTCGATCTTCATGATGCCGCAGTTAGGGATTTTATCGACAATCGCCCCCGAACCGGCTGCACAAGTTTTCGATCGTGACTGTTTGATTAAGCTTGGCCACTGTATTGCGCCTGTCGGTACTGCTAAAGAGGGCGATCCTTGCGTGACACTGACTTTCAATGGCAAAACGGAGACCATTCCCTATGGGTCAATTAAGGTCTATCCGATTGTCGAACATGAAAAAGTTCAGGTTGAAATCAAACCTTCCCGCGGGTTCGATGTGGGCGAAGGCCGGGGTAAACCGATTACCGTTGAATGCGAAGGTGGAGTTGCCGGTTTAATCATCGATGCACGTGGTCGTCCTCTACAGCTTCCAACAGATGCCGTTCTAAGAGTGAAAAAACTCCGTGAATGGCTAAACGCATTCGGACTTCCTGAACCATAA
- a CDS encoding phosphoglycerate kinase, which translates to MSKKTVRDIPVTDKKVLVRVDFNVPMKGKEITDDRRIRMALPTIEFLIAKNAKVILMSHLGRPDGVKNPDLSLTPVSKRLSELLGKDVKQLSDVIGPEVEKAVQEIKQGDVVLLENVRFYPEEEDNDPVFAAKLASLGEVFINDAFGSAHRAHASTEGVAHDLPSAAGFLMEKELEFLGKALTNPARPFVSILGGAKVADKIPVIENLLPKVDKLIIGGGMAFTFLKAKGYEIGKSLLDEKSLELCMDILNRAGDKIALPVDTLITDELSDTAKTEVVIANAIPADKMGADIGPETRKLFTEIIKSAKTVVWNGPMGVFEMTPFAEGTRCIAEAMAEADAITIVGGGDSAAAVEQMGFADKMSHISTGGGASLEFLAGDVLPGVAVLQD; encoded by the coding sequence ATGAGTAAGAAAACAGTTCGCGATATACCTGTAACCGATAAAAAAGTGTTGGTTCGAGTTGATTTTAACGTGCCGATGAAAGGCAAGGAAATCACAGATGACCGACGAATTCGCATGGCTTTACCGACTATCGAATTTCTTATCGCAAAAAACGCTAAAGTGATCCTCATGTCTCACCTCGGCCGTCCTGATGGAGTTAAAAATCCTGACTTATCACTGACTCCCGTCTCTAAAAGGCTAAGCGAGCTTTTGGGTAAGGACGTTAAGCAGCTTTCAGATGTGATTGGTCCAGAGGTCGAAAAGGCTGTTCAGGAGATTAAACAGGGTGATGTGGTTCTACTCGAAAACGTGCGATTTTATCCGGAAGAAGAAGACAACGATCCTGTCTTTGCCGCTAAATTAGCAAGTTTGGGTGAGGTCTTCATTAATGACGCATTCGGCTCAGCGCATCGAGCACATGCATCAACCGAGGGAGTAGCTCACGACCTTCCTTCAGCCGCTGGCTTTTTGATGGAGAAAGAGCTTGAATTCCTTGGTAAAGCCCTGACGAATCCGGCAAGACCGTTTGTTTCAATTTTGGGCGGAGCAAAGGTCGCCGATAAGATTCCTGTTATCGAGAACCTTTTGCCTAAAGTCGATAAGCTCATCATCGGCGGCGGAATGGCATTTACTTTCCTCAAAGCCAAAGGTTATGAGATTGGAAAATCTCTTCTCGACGAGAAGAGCCTCGAGCTTTGCATGGATATTCTCAATCGAGCGGGCGATAAGATTGCCTTGCCGGTTGATACTCTGATTACCGATGAGTTGTCGGATACCGCAAAAACTGAAGTTGTCATTGCTAATGCAATCCCAGCCGATAAGATGGGGGCGGACATCGGCCCAGAAACGCGAAAGTTATTTACAGAGATCATCAAGTCGGCTAAGACAGTCGTTTGGAATGGCCCGATGGGTGTCTTCGAGATGACTCCCTTTGCTGAAGGCACCAGATGTATAGCTGAAGCGATGGCAGAAGCTGATGCCATAACCATTGTTGGCGGCGGCGACAGTGCGGCGGCAGTTGAACAGATGGGTTTTGCCGACAAGATGAGCCATATCTCCACAGGCGGAGGCGCTTCACTGGAATTCCTGGCTGGCGATGTCCTTCCTGGAGTAGCGGTCTTACAAGATTAA